Part of the Candidatus Omnitrophota bacterium genome, TTATTATACTGTTATATCAGATTCTCTTGTTAAGCGCTTTGGCTTAAAGAGCGTTCCTTTACAGTTTGTGGATTTTATTGTTTTTGCAGTATTAGTGAGTTTGAGTTACGCAATTTCAATTCTGTTAAGAGAACTGCTTTCACGTTTTATAAAGCTGGAGGCAGTGCAGACTTTAAATCAGTGGGGCGGCTTAGCTTTGGGGATAGCCCGGGCATTTCTTGTCACAGGGATAGTTGTATTCATGCTGTTTATCTCCTCGGTAAGTTATTTGAATAATAGCGTAAAGAACGCTTTCTTCGGCAAAAGTTTTATTAATATAGCCCCAAATACATATTCATGGATTTGGAATAATTTAATGTCAAAGTTCTTGATCCAGGATGAATTCAATAAGACTATCCTTGAAGTCCAGGAAAACCTGAAAAAATGAAGCTTTCGCAGCTATTCAGCCAGATAATCAAATTCGGGATTGATAAAGACCCAAGAATAAAAAAACCGCAGGACGGTAAATACTTTCCTGACAGCGCTATTTTAAATGGCGACCCGGATTTAGATATTCGTAAAATTATGGTTGGTATTGATATCGAAGGCCCGGAGCTTATATTGGCGGATAAGCTAAGGGAACAGCAGGGCCTTGATCTGGTTATCTCTCACCACCCGGAAGGCGCAGCTTATGCATCTTTGCATCAAGTAATGAAACTGCAGGCAGATGTTCTGAA contains:
- a CDS encoding CvpA family protein, with translation MLVESVKNFNWVDILCITLLFRICYIGFKNGFVVEVFKFFGAILAIFISCHYYTVISDSLVKRFGLKSVPLQFVDFIVFAVLVSLSYAISILLRELLSRFIKLEAVQTLNQWGGLALGIARAFLVTGIVVFMLFISSVSYLNNSVKNAFFGKSFINIAPNTYSWIWNNLMSKFLIQDEFNKTILEVQENLKK